The proteins below come from a single Malus domestica chromosome 03, GDT2T_hap1 genomic window:
- the LOC103420743 gene encoding scarecrow-like protein 30, with protein MEGFEFGDGLNLVYSDENLADGFVENHESTNPNFFPSNLDHPSDLSTSLSPGSDAVTIDTNDCNQPVLKYISEILLEEDLEGKPCMLQESLALQVAEKYFYDALNPEDPPLLNQPSFSVCQSFENSDVGCHSSDGSIASFPSSNGSISANSGWVWDFSQPSHGIKFLPNESCETIDLERDQLAPPCSDQWPPGPYTLIGNLASENDGYSSINGPKGKKNHRREDGYDAEEGRRNKQSAAASDNSDLQEIYDKVLQSVNHEPDSCLHDESSKTKGNRTLQHKEQSKGCKSSRAKKQNSNPKVVDLCKLLTECAEAVASYDQQAANELLKQIRQHSSPYGDSTQRLAHYFADGLEARLAGARTPSYCPLTTMHCQATEILKAYQVYVTACPFKKMVHFFANRTIMKTAEKATRLHIIDFGSSYGLQWPCLIQSLSEKTGGPPNLRITLIELPQPGFRPAERIEETARRLTKYCERYNVPFEYNVLAKKWETIRLEDFRIDRNEVTVVNCMHRLKHMPDETVMANNPRDAVLNLIKSLNPDLFVHGVVNGTYNAPAFATRFKQALFHFYTFFDMYEATVPHEDEQRMFFERAIFGRDIMNVVACEGLERVERPETYKQWQTRYARIGFNQLPLDRELLKKVKTMSKVMGYHRDFRIEDDGQWMLQGWKGRIVIALTALKPA; from the coding sequence ATGGAAGGATTTGAATTCGGCGATGGCTTGAATTTAGTGTATTCTGATGAGAATCTTGCAGATGGGTTCGTAGAGAATCATGAATCCACCAACCCAAATTTCTTTCCATCTAACTTAGATCATCCTAGTGATTTAAGCACTTCTTTGAGCCCGGGTTCGGATGCTGTTACTATCGACACTAATGACTGCAATCAACCTGTGCTCAAGTACATAAGTGAAATTCTTCTGGAGGAAGATTTGGAGGGTAAACCCTGCATGTTGCAGGAATCTTTGGCCCTCCAAGTTGctgaaaaatatttttatgaTGCCCTTAATCCGGAGGACCCTCCTTTACTCAACCAACCCTCTTTCTCTGTGTGCCAAAGCTTTGAGAACTCGGATGTTGGTTGTCATAGCAGTGATGGATCTATTGCCAGTTTTCCTAGCAGTAATGGCTCTATTTCTGCTAATAGTGGCTGGGTCTGGGATTTTTCACAGCCCTCGCATGGAATCAAGTTCCTTCCAAATGAAAGTTGTGAAACCATTGACCTTGAGAGGGACCAGTTAGCGCCTCCATGTTCTGATCAGTGGCCTCCAGGTCCTTACACGCTGATTGGGAATTTGGCATCGGAGAATGATGGCTACAGCTCAATAAATGGACCAAAGGGAAAGAAGAATCATCGAAGGGAGGATGGCTATGatgcagaagaaggaagaagaaacaagcagtCAGCTGCTGCTTCTGACAATTCTGATCTGCAAGAAATATATGATAAGGTACTACAGAGTGTGAACCATGAACCTGACTCGTGTTTGCATGATGAATCTTCAAAAACTAAGGGAAATAGGACGTTGCAGCATAAGGAGCAGTCAAAAGGATGTAAATCATCACgtgcaaagaaacaaaacagcAACCCGAAAGTAGTAGACTTGTGCAAACTGCTAACTGAATGCGCAGAAGCTGTGGCAAGCTATGACCAACAAGCTGCAAATGAACTACTCAAGCAGATAAGGCAGCACTCTTCGCCCTATGGTGATTCAACCCAGCGATTAGCTCATTACTTCGCTGATGGCTTAGAGGCACGGTTGGCTGGTGCCAGAACCCCGTCATATTGCCCTCTTACGACGATGCACTGTCAAGCTACCGAAATCTTAAAGGCTTACCAGGTGTATGTTACTGCATGCCCTTTCAAGAAGATGGTGCACTTCTTTGCAAACAGAACAATTATGAAAACAGCAGAGAAGGCGACAAGGCTTCACATTATTGATTTTGGTAGTTCTTATGGTTTGCAATGGCCCTGCCTTATCCAGAGTCTCTCAGAGAAAACTGGCGGGCCTCCTAATCTCCGTATCACATTAATTGAGCTTCCCCAACCAGGTTTTCGACCTGCAGAAAGAATTGAAGAGACGGCGCGTCGCTTGACTAAATACTGTGAGAGGTATAATGTCCCATTTGAGTACAACGTCCTTGCCAAGAAATGGGAAACCATCAGACTGGAGGATTTTCGTATTGACAGAAATGAGGTGACTGTGGTTAACTGTATGCACCGGTTGAAGCACATGCCTGATGAAACAGTGATGGCGAACAATCCAAGAGATGCTGTCTTAAATTTGATCAAGAGTCTCAATCCAGACCTTTTTGTGCACGGTGTTGTCAATGGAACATACAATGCACCCGCCTTTGCCACACGGTTCAAACAGGCACTGTTCCACTTCTATACGTTCTTTGATATGTATGAGGCCACTGTTCCGCACGAAGATGAACAAAGAATGTTCTTCGAAAGAGCAATATTTGGGAGGGACATAATGAATGTCGTAGCGTGCGAGGGACTGGAGAGAGTTGAAAGGCCTGAGACAtacaagcagtggcagactagGTATGCGAGGATCGGGTTCAATCAGCTCCCGTTAGACCGGGAGCTCTTGAAGAAAGTGAAGACCATGTCGAAGGTGATGGGGTATCATCGTGATTTCCGAATCGAAGATGATGGCCAGTGGATGCTGCAGGGATGGAAAGGAAGAATCGTCATAGCTCTTACTGCTTTGAAGCCTGCTTAG
- the LOC103420735 gene encoding scarecrow-like protein 30, giving the protein MDTFEDELPSPTNKSVIEQVDVPADLNANPVHEFEANHDFTDHNFFPVNSDPSDNLSSLPGVSTEMNFPESSEASNAILKYIREMLMEEEEYLVNKPCMLQEGLALQAAEKSLHDVLVQEQNPSSSDPLLSSIHRNVEAPNEGSNHSSTGSIAAGNRVGSDWGSVQDVFESSRAQIPNPLVLSGEGEITHLAHNSSSVVELRELQGKDVSFNSDKDGSDSSNGSWSKKSHQREDEDSLDDWRRNKDPAVYADEFELPQLFDEVLLCQGEKQESNSCSPKESEKLQLNRKSKGSKGKKTRKKKLDDNAGMVDLWTLMTLCAQAVASYDKRNANEQLKQIRLHSSPYGDGTQRLAHYVANGLELRLGADVPSYASLPSSEMSAADILKAYQTYITACPFHKMSNIYANQTILKQAEKGTRLHIIDFGVLYGYQWPSLIQDLSKRHGGPPMLRITGVEFPQPGFRPSERVEQTGRRLANYCKRFNVPFKYNVIATNWETIRSEDIKIDRDEFTVVNCLYRLKNLRDDTVTDCPRDTVLKLIRRISPDLFIHGIVNGSYNAPFFDIRFREALFHFSSLFNMFEATVPREDPQRLLYEQEVFGRDVINVIACEGPRRVERPETYKQWQIRNKRAGFRQVPSDQEILKEIRSMVKRDYHKDFSVDEDGMWVLQGWKGRIFHAISYWKPV; this is encoded by the coding sequence ATGGATACCTTTGAGGATGAACTTCCCAGTCCCACGAACAAATCCGTAATCGAGCAAGTCGACGTCCCGGCTGACTTGAATGCGAATCCTGTTCATGAGTTTGAAGCCAACCATGATTTCACTGATCACAATTTCTTCCCTGTCAATTCAGACCCTTCAGATAATTTATCCTCGTTGCCGGGGGTGAGCACGGAGATGAATTTTCCGGAAAGCAGTGAAGCATCCAATGCAATTCTCAAGTACATAAGGGAGATGCTTATGGAGGAGGAGGAATACTTGGTGAACAAGCCCTGCATGCTGCAGGAAGGTTTGGCACTCCAAGCTGCCGAAAAGTCATTGCATGATGTGCTTGTTCAGGAGCAAAATCCCTcttcaagtgatccacttcttAGTTCCATACATCGAAATGTTGAGGCCCCGAACGAGGGCAGTAATCACAGCAGTACTGGCTCTATAGCTGCTGGAAACCGGGTTGGCTCGGATTGGGGTTCTGTTCAAGATGTTTTCGAGTCCTCTCGTGCCCAAATTCCAAACCCTTTGGTTTTGAGCGGTGAGGGTGAAATCACGCATCTAGCACACAATTCATCGTCTGTTGTGGAGCTGAGGGAGCTGCAGGGAAAGGATGTGAGTTTCAATTCGGACAAGGATGGCAGCGACTCGTCAAATGGATCATGGAGTAAGAAGAGTCATCAGAGGGAGGACGAGGATTCTCTAGATGACTGGAGGAGAAACAAGGATCCAGCGGTTTATGCCGACGAATTTGAGCTACCGCAGCTGTTTGATGAGGTACTGCTCTGTCAGGGTGAGAAACAAGAGTCCAACTCATGTTCTCCCAAGGAAAGCGAGAAGTTGCAGCTCAACCGGAAGTCAAAAGGATCGAAGGGCAAGAAAACACGCAAGAAAAAGCTGGATGACAATGCGGGGATGGTTGATCTATGGACGCTGATGACTCTATGCGCACAAGCTGTTGCAAGCTATGACAAAAGGAATGCAAATGAACAACTCAAGCAGATAAGGCTGCACTCTTCTCCCTACGGCGATGGCACGCAGAGATTAGCTCATTACGTGGCAAATGGCCTCGAACTGCGCTTGGGTGCTGATGTTCCCTCGTACGCTTCTCTTCCCAGCAGTGAGATGTCAGCTGCTGATATCTTAAAAGCTTACCAGACTTACATCACGGCATGCCCTTTCCACAAGATGTCAAATATCTATGCTAACCAAACGATTctgaaacaagcagagaagggGACAAGGCTTCACATCATTGATTTCGGTGTCCTCTATGGCTACCAATGGCCTTCCCTCATCCAAGACCTCTCCAAGAGACACGGCGGACCTCCCATGCTTCGCATAACCGGAGTAGAGTTTCCCCAGCCAGGTTTCCGGCCTTCAGAAAGGGTTGAACAGACAGGGCGGCGCCTAGCAAATTACTGCAAGAGGTTTAACGTCCCCTTCAAGTACAACGTCATAGCAACGAATTGGGAAACAATTCGGTCTGAGGATATCAAAATCGACAGAGATGAGTTCACTGTAGTCAACTGCTTGTACCGGCTAAAAAATCTACGAGATGATACAGTGACAGACTGTCCTAGGGATACAGTTTTGAAGCTGATCCGAAGAATTAGCCCGGATTTGTTCATCCATGGGATTGTCAATGGATCCTACAATGCACCCTTCTTTGACATACGCTTCCGAGAAGCACTCTTCCATTTTTCTTCCCTGTTCAACATGTTCGAGGCGACTGTGCCACGAGAAGATCCACAGAGGTTGCTCTACGAGCAAGAAGTCTTTGGTAGAGATGTTATCAATGTGATAGCATGTGAGGGTCCAAGAAGGGTCGAAAGGCCAGAGACATACAAGCAGTGGCAGATTAGAAACAAGAGAGCCGGGTTCAGGCAGGTACCATCAGACCAGGAGATCTTGAAGGAAATCAGGAGTATGGTGAAGAGAGATTACCATAAGGATTTCTCCGTCGACGAAGATGGAATGTGGGTGTTGCAGGGATGGAAAGGCAGGATATTCCATGCTATTTCGTACTGGAAACCTGTTTGA
- the LOC103420754 gene encoding scarecrow-like protein 14 — translation MDTLLERCDVSMERFNFGVYAHQNLVNGFKMDHESTYSIFPPTNVDHNSSDSSPPLNTGSDGDSIDPGDCSHPVLKYISDILLEEDLEGKPCMLQDCLALQAAEKSFFDVLNPKGPPSPNQPPLSHSLENPDDDSTPGFHSGNGTSIATKTDWGFDSSETSHFQSYLVESQSDNLLGSDPLSEMQSFGHFGGVGEACKFLPNESFETIDLENSHTDPCPLGIRTLMRRPENDGYNSTNILKGKKNHQREDGDYPEEGRSSKQPVAFADDSEPQEMFDEVLLSHGRRHFGNKQSKGSKTTRSKKQSSNTEIVDLSTLLTQCAQAVASYDQQTARERLQKIRHYSSPRGDAKQRLAHYFADGLEARLDGATTPSYSFLVSTQSSAAEILKAFQVSVSSSPFKHTSSFVANGTIMKLSENATRLHIIDFGIAYGFQWPCFIQHLSERPGGPPKLRITAIELPQPGFRPTERVEETARRLKKYAERFNVPFECNVIAQKWETIKFEDLKIDRNEPTAVNCMFRLKNIPDETEMLSSASPRDIVLKLIRKINPDVFIHGIVNGTYTAPFFASRFREALFHYSALFDIFEATVPREDEMRLLFEKAVYGRDIVNVIACEGLERVERPETYKQWQFRNVRAGFKQLPLDQELLKQARRLSKCYHDDFWIDEDGNWMLQGWKGKILLAISIWVPA, via the coding sequence ATGGATACCCTTCTTGAAAGATGTGATGTTTCCATGGAAAGATTCAATTTTGGGGTCTATGCTCATCAAAATCTTGTAAATGGATTCAAAATGGATCATGAGTCCACCTATTCAATTTTCCCTCCAACAAATGTGGACCATAATTCTAGTGATTCAAGTCCTCCTTTGAACACTGGTTCAGATGGAGATTCTATTGACCCTGGAGATTGCAGTCATCCTGTGCTTAAGTACATAAGCGATATTCTTCTGGAAGAAGATTTGGAGGGTAAGCCCTGCATGTTGCAGGACTGTTTGGCCCTCCAAGCTGCGGAAAAGTCTTTCTTTGATGTCCTTAATCCAAAGGGTCCTCCTTCGCCAAACCAACCCCCCTTGTCCCATAGCCTTGAGAATCCGGATGATGATTCCACCCCGGGTTTTCATAGCGGTAATGGCACCTCTATTGCTACCAAGACAGACTGGGGTTTTGATTCTTCAGAAACCTCCCATTTCCAATCTTATCTTGTTGAGTCTCAATCGGATAACCTTTTGGGTTCGGATCCTCTTTCTGAGATGCAAAGTTTTGGGCATTTTGGAGGTGTAGGGGAAGCATGTAAGTTCCTCCCAAATGAAAGTTTTGAAACTATTGACCTGGAGAATTCGCACACTGATCCGTGCCCTCTGGGAATTCGCACACTGATGAGGAGGCCGGAGAATGATGGGTACAACTCAACAAATATATTGAAGGGAAAAAAGAATCATCAAAGGGAGGATGGTGATTATCCAGAAGAAGGGAGGAGCAGCAAGCAGCCAGTTGCTTTTGCTGATGACTCGGAGCCGCAGGAAATGTTTGATGAAGTGTTACTCAGTCATGGGCGGCGTCATTTCGGTAACAAGCAGtcaaaagggtccaaaacaacaCGTTCAAAGAAACAGAGTAGCAACACAGAAATAGTAGATTTGAGCACATTGCTAACTCAATGTGCACAAGCCGTGGCAAGCTATGACCAACAAACTGCACGTGAACGACTCCAGAAGATAAGGCACTACTCTTCCCCCCGTGGTGATGCAAAGCAGAGATTAGCTCATTACTTTGCTGATGGCCTAGAGGCACGCTTGGATGGCGCCACAACCCCATCATACTCTTTTCTTGTTAGTACGCAGTCATCAGCTGCTGAAATATTAAAAGCTTTTCAGGTATCTGTTTCCTCATCCCCTTTCAAGCACACGTCAAGTTTCGTGGCCAACGGAACGATTATGAAACTCTCTGAAAACGCAACAAGGCTTCACATTATTGATTTTGGTATTGCTTATGGTTTCCAATGGCCTTGCTTTATCCAACATCTCTCGGAGAGACCTGGTGGGCCTCCTAAGCTTCGTATCACAGCAATTGAGCTTCCCCAACCAGGTTTTAGACCTACAGAAAGAGTTGAGGAGACTGCACGCCGTTTGAAAAAATATGCTGAGAGATTTAATGTTCCATTCGAGTGCAATGTCATTGCACAAAAATGGGAGACAATCAAGTTTGAGGATCTTAAAATTGACAGAAATGAGCCGACTGCCGTCAATTGTATGTTCCGTTTAAAGAATATACCTGATGAGACGGAGATGTTGAGCAGTGCCAGTCCAAGAGACATTGTGCTAAAGTTGATCAGGAAAATTAATCCAGACGTTTTCATTCATGGGATTGTCAATGGTACATACACTGCACCCTTCTTTGCCTCACGGTTCAGAGAGGCACTCTTCCACTACTCTGCATTGTTTGATATATTTGAGGCCACTGTTCCCCGCGAAGATGAAATGCGGCTGTTGTTTGAAAAAGCAGTTTATGGTAGAGACATAGTGAATGTCATAGCTTGTGAGGGACTGGAAAGAGTTGAAAGGCCTGAGACATACAAGCAGTGGCAGTTTCGGAATGTGAGGGCTGGGTTCAAGCAGCTTCCACTAGACCAAGAGCTTTTGAAGCAAGCGAGGAGATTGTCAAAGTGTTATCATGATGATTTTTGGATTGACGAAGATGGGAACTGGATGCTGCAGGGATGGAAAGGAAAAATTCTCTTGGCCATTTCAATTTGGGTACCGGCCTAG
- the SCL9 gene encoding scarecrow-like protein 14 — MYNLYERFSISMKNFQFGSTQNLVNGFQVNHEPTNPLFLPTTTDHPTDSGLSSSGSDGDCFDISDSRPVLKYISDILLEEDLEDKPCMLQNCLALLAAEKSFYDVLNAKDPPSPDQPPLQVYHSFEHSDDDSSHSCHSSNDSRSARTDSVFDCSETLLASDSISGNFGGVGEARTLIPNGRYGIIDVERYQSVPTGGNTLRRNFAPEPENDGYISANRLKGKKNRQREDGDYADEGRSSKQSAALGDDAEPQEMFDKVLLCHVNHTHESCIRDKPLGSEVCEKLQPTKQSKGSKTTRSKKQNNNREVVDLTTLLTQCAQAVASYDQRTASELLKQIRKHSSPYGDATERLSHYFADGLEARLAGARTPLYSPLLSIQTPVAEILKAYQMYVKYCPFKHMLHFFSNRTIIKLAEKATRLHVVDFGISYGFQWPCFIQRLSERNGGPPHIRLTAIELPQPGFLPTERVEETGRRLKKYAARFNVQFEYKVIARKWETIQLEDLKIDRNELTVVNCMHRLKHIPDETVVVSSPRDIVLKLIRKINPDLFIHGVINGTYNSPFFVTRFKEALYHFSAMFDMFEATIPREDEQRLMFEKAVYGKDIMNVVACEGLERVERPETYKQWQVRYHRAGFKQVPLDQGLLKRVKIMLKAMDYHDDFRIDEDGEWMLQGWKGRIIFGLAFWKPA, encoded by the coding sequence ATGTATAACCTTTATGAAAGATTCTCAATTTCCATGAAAAACTTCCAGTTTGGTTCTACCCAGAATCTTGTCAATGGATTCCAAGTGAATCATGAACCCACCAATCCACTTTTCCTTCCAACTACCACAGACCATCCAACCGATTCCGGGCTTTCGAGCTCGGGATCAGATGGAGATTGCTTTGACATTAGTGACAGCCGTCCTGTGCTCAAGTACATAAGTGATATTCTTTTGGAGGAGGACTTGGAGGATAAGCCCTGCATGTTGCAGAACTGTTTGGCCCTCCTTGCTGCTGAGAAATCTTTCTATGATGTTCTTAATGCGAAGGATCCTCCTTCGCCTGACCAACCGCCTCTTCAGGTGTACCATAGCTTTGAGCACTCAGATGATGATTCCTCACATAGTTGCCATAGCAGTAATGATTCTAGATCTGCTAGGACAGACTCGGTTTTCGATTGTTCAGAAACCCTGTTGGCTTCAGactcaatttctgggaattTTGGAGGAGTTGGGGAAGCAAGAACTCTCATTCCAAATGGGAGATATGGAATCATTGACGTGGAGAGGTACCAATCAGTCCCCACGGGAGGTAATACACTGAGGAGGAATTTTGCACCCGAGCCAGAGAATGATGGCTACATCTCAGCAAACAGATTGAAGGGAAAGAAGAATCGTCAAAGGGAGGATGGTGATTATGCAGATGAAGGGAGAAGTAGCAAGCAATCAGCTGCTTTAGGCGACGATGCTGAGCCACAAGAAATGTTTGATAAGGTATTACTCTGTCATGTGAATCATACGCATGAATCTTGTATTCGTGACAAACCTTTGGGCAGTGAGGTATGTGAGAAGTTGCAGCCTACCAAGCAGTCAAAAGGGTCTAAAACAACCCGCTCGAAGAAACAGAACAATAACAGGGAAGTTGTGGATCTTACCACCCTGCTAACTCAATGTGCACAAGCCGTGGCAAGCTATGACCAACGAACTGCGAGTGAACTACTGAAGCAGATAAGGAAGCACTCTTCTCCCTATGGTGATGCAACCGAGAGATTATCTCATTACTTTGCTGATGGCCTTGAGGCGCGCTTGGCAGGAGCCAGAACCCCGTTATATTCGCCTCTTTTGAGTATACAGACACCAGTTGCTGAAATCTTAAAAGCCTACCAGATGTATGTTAAGTATTGCCCTTTCAAGCACATGTTACACTTCTTTTCCAACAGGACAATTATTAAACTAGCTGAAAAGGCAACAAGGCTTCACGTTGTTGATTTTGGTATTTCCTATGGTTTCCAATGGCCCTGCTTTATCCAACGCCTCTCAGAGAGAAATGGTGGACCTCCTCATATTCGTTTGACAGCAATTGAGCTTCCCCAACCAGGTTTTCTACCTACAGAAAGGGTTGAAGAGACGGGGCGTCGCTTGAAAAAATATGCTGCAAGATTTAATGTCCAGTTTGAGTACAAGGTCATTGCACGGAAATGGGAGACTATCCAACTTGAGGATCTTAAAATTGACAGAAATGAGCTAACGGTGGTGAACTGCATGCACCGGTTAAAGCACATACCTGATGAAACCGTGGTGGTAAGCAGTCCTAGGGACATTGTCCTAAAGTTGATCAGAAAAATTAATCCAGACCTATTTATTCACGGAGTCATCAACGGGACATACAATTCACCCTTCTTTGTCACACGGTTCAAAGAGGCGCTCTACCACTTCTCTGCAATGTTTGACATGTTTGAGGCCACTATTCCTCGAGAAGATGAGCAGCGGCTGATGTTTGAAAAGGCAGTATatggtaaagacataatgaATGTCGTCGCGTGTGAAGGACTGGAACGAGTTGAAAGGCCTGAGACATACAAGCAGTGGCAGGTTAGGTATCATCGAGCTGGGTTCAAGCAGGTGCCTTTAGACCAGGGACTCTTGAAGAGAGTGAAGATTATGCTGAAGGCAATGGATTATCATGATGATTTTCGAATAGATGAAGATGGCGAGTGGATGCTTCAGGGATGGAAAGGCAGAATCATCTTCGGTCTTGCGTTCTGGAAACCTGCTTAG
- the LOC139194626 gene encoding lupeol synthase OSC3-like gives MWRLKIGDGADGPYLSSTNNFLGRQTWPFDPHAGTLQERAEVEEARQNYLKNRFQVKPSSDFLWKMQFLREKNSKQAIPPLKINEGDEVKHEIATAAMKRAVHFNSALQSSHGHWPAENSGPLFYLLSLVMCLYITGHLSVVFSVEHLKEIKRYIYNHQILGVYDWSGCNPIPPEYWMLPSFLPMHPGLEVGESASHMVHGLRLKV, from the exons ATGTGGAGGCTGAAGATTGGGGACGGTGCAGATGGCCCATATTTGTCCAGCACAAACAACTTTCTGGGGAGGCAGACATGGCCGTTTGATCCTCATGCAGGTACTCTTCAAGAGCGAGCTGAGGTTGAAGAGGCTCGCCAAAATTACCTCAAAAACCGATTTCAGGTCAAGCCTAGTAGCGATTTCCTCTGGAAAATGCAG tttctaagagagaaaaatTCCAAACAAGCGATTCCTCCATTGAAGATCAACGAGGGCGATGAAGTGAAACATGAAATTGCAACCGCTGCAATGAAGAGGGCTGTCCATTTTAATTCAGCCTTGCAATCAAGCCACGGACATTGGCCTGCTGAAAATTCTGGCCCATTGTTTTACCTTCTTTCTCTG GTCATGTGTCTGTACATTACTGGTCATCTTAGTGTTGTATTCTCTGTGGAACATCTCAAAGAAATCAAGCGTTACATATACAACCATCAG ATACTTGGTGTTTATGACTGGTCTGGATGTAACCCAATACCTCCGGAGTATTGGATGCTTCCTTCTTTTCTACCCATGCATCCAGGTTTGGAAGTTGGGGAGTCTGCTTCACATATGGTACATGGTTTGCGCTTAAAGGTTTAG
- the LOC103422263 gene encoding scarecrow-like protein 14 — protein MLQDCLTLQAAEKSFYDVLNPKGPPSSIFIGCIGRIAIIQKKGEKKQSAASNDGPEPQELFDEVLLCQDADHEFKSCFHDQYVKTDASGKLQCNKQPKVSKAARSKTKHKNREVVDLCTMLTQCAQAVANHDQRTASELIKKIGQHSSPNGDATERLAYYFADALEVRLAGSSTPSYSPLLSTQTPATEILKAHQVYVTSCPFKKMLYFFANRTVIKLAENATRLHIIDFGISYGFQWSCLIQRLSKRPGGPPNLRITAIELPQPGFRPTERVEETMHRLEKYAERFDVPFEYTVIAQKWETIRFEDLKVDKYEMIVVNCMRRLRHIPDETVAVSSPRDTVLNLIEKINPDLFIHGVVNGTYNSPFFVTRFREAFFHYSALSDTFEATIPREDEHRLMFEKAIYGRDIMNVIACEGLERVERPETYKYWQVRYHRAGFKQVPLDQELLKKVKAMLKLMRYHNDFRIDEDGHWMLQGWKGRIIIALSALKPA, from the exons ATGTTGCAGGACTGCTTGACCCTCCAAGCTGCTGAGAAATCTTTCTATGATGTTCTCAATCCAAAGGGCCCTCCTTCGTCCA TCTTCATCGGATGCATAGGGAGGATAGCGATTATACAGAAGAAGGGAGAAAAAAAACAGTCAGCTGCCTCTAATGATGGCCCTGAGCCACAAGAATTGTTTGATGAGGTTTTGCTCTGTCAGGATGCGGACCACGAGTTTAAGTCTTGTTTTCACGATCAATATGTCAAAACTGATGCAAGTGGGAAGTTGCAGTGCAACAAGCAACCGAAAGTTTCTAAAGCAGCACGCTCAAAGACAAAGCATAAGAACAGGGAAGTAGTAGATTTGTGCACAATGCTGACTCAATGCGCACAAGCTGTGGCAAACCATGACCAGCGAACTGCGAGTGAACTAATCAAGAAGATAGGGCAGCACTCTTCTCCCAATGGTGATGCAACCGAGAGATTAGCTTATTACTTTGCTGACGCCCTAGAGGTACGCTTGGCTGGCTCCAGCACCCCCTCGTATTCTCCTCTTTTAAGTACACAGACACCAGCTACCGAAATCTTAAAAGCTCACCAGGTGTATGTTACTTCATGCCCTTTCAAGAAGATGTTGTACTTCTTCGCCAATAGAACAGTTATCAAACTAGCAGAAAATGCTACGAGGCTTCACATAATTGATTTTGGTATTTCTTATGGTTTCCAATGGTCATGCCTTATCCAACGCCTCTCTAAGAGACCTGGTGGACCTCCTAACCTTCGTATCACAGCAATTGAGCTCCCCCAACCAGGTTTTCGACCCACTGAAAGGGTTGAAGAGACAATGCATCGCCTAGAAAAATATGCTGAGAGATTTGATGTCCCATTTGAGTATACTGTGATTGCTCAGAAATGGGAAACTATCCGATTTGAGGATCTTAAAGTTGACAAATATGAGATGATTGTTGTTAACTGTATGCGCCGGTTAAGGCACATACCCGATGAAACAGTCGCGGTGAGCAGTCCAAGAGACACTGTCCTAAACTTGATCGAGAAAATAAATCCAGACCTTTTCATTCACGGAGTTGTCAATGGGACATACAATTCCCCCTTCTTTGTCACGCGGTTCAGAGAGGCGTTCTTCCACTACTCTGCGTTGTCTGATACGTTTGAGGCTACTATTCCTCGCGAAGATGAACATCGTCTAATGTTCGAAAAAGCAATATATGGTAGAGATATAATGAATGTCATAGCGTGCGAGGGACTAGAACGAGTTGAAAGGCCGGAGACATACAAGTATTGGCAGGTTAGGTATCACCGGGCGGGGTTCAAGCAGGTGCCCCTGGACCAGGAGCTCTTGAAGAAAGTGAAAGCCATGCTGAAGTTGATGCGTTATCATAACGATTTTCGAATAGATGAAGATGGCCACTGGATGCTGCAAGGATGGAAAGGAAGAATCATCATTGCTCTTTCTGCTTTGAAGCCTGCTTAG